A genome region from Blautia coccoides includes the following:
- a CDS encoding carbohydrate ABC transporter permease, translated as MAGGKERRKNFVNKKTAPYVFLLPMIVLFGVFMVYPVIKSLGLSFYDFEGGEYLFCGINNYVTMFKDPVFWKSLGNTFIYLAIQVPVMVILSLILGVLVEENFLKFRTCYRISVFLPSVTALVAYAMIFKLLFNTDFGLVNHILRSIGWNGVDWLNSVWGARAVVVMGITWRWTGYNTIIMIAGLKGIPTELYESADMDGASFLQKFFRITVPMVKSIILFVSITSTIGTLQLFDESFVLTKGGPDNATITIGHYLYNTGFSYYKFGYAAALSYALVVIIGILSFVQFKATNGGDN; from the coding sequence ATGGCTGGGGGAAAAGAAAGAAGAAAAAACTTTGTGAACAAAAAAACTGCGCCGTATGTATTTTTACTGCCAATGATAGTCCTGTTCGGGGTGTTCATGGTCTATCCGGTAATAAAATCTCTGGGGCTGAGCTTCTATGATTTTGAGGGTGGGGAGTACCTGTTCTGCGGAATCAACAATTATGTGACCATGTTCAAGGACCCGGTATTCTGGAAATCTCTGGGCAACACCTTTATCTATCTGGCGATTCAGGTGCCTGTCATGGTGATCCTCTCCCTGATACTGGGAGTGCTGGTGGAAGAAAACTTCCTGAAATTCAGAACCTGCTACCGCATCAGCGTTTTCCTGCCGTCCGTAACAGCTCTGGTTGCCTATGCCATGATCTTTAAACTGCTGTTTAATACAGATTTTGGTCTGGTAAACCACATTCTCCGTTCTATCGGCTGGAACGGTGTGGACTGGCTGAATTCCGTGTGGGGTGCAAGGGCAGTTGTTGTCATGGGTATTACCTGGAGGTGGACCGGCTATAACACCATTATCATGATCGCCGGGCTGAAAGGAATTCCCACAGAGCTTTACGAATCGGCGGATATGGACGGCGCATCCTTCCTGCAGAAATTTTTCCGGATCACTGTTCCTATGGTAAAATCCATTATCCTGTTTGTTAGTATCACCTCCACGATCGGAACCCTGCAGTTGTTTGATGAGTCCTTTGTACTGACAAAAGGAGGGCCGGATAATGCTACCATAACCATTGGGCATTATTTGTACAACACCGGATTTTCGTATTATAAATTCGGGTACGCGGCGGCGCTCAGTTATGCACTTGTGGTTATCATAGGCATACTGTCCTTTGTCCAGTTCAAGGCTACAAATGGAGGTGACAATTAG
- a CDS encoding M20/M25/M40 family metallo-hydrolase: MSREFLYELLSTASVSGFEEDIQRKVIKYADEFADDIYTDEIADVVSVINPASKIKVMLSAHMDEIGLMVSHITEKGMLHVSKAGGIYPDTYKGQKVRIMHEGNVVYGAVRNHSSLNKKETEITDLIIDIGAVSKEDAERAAAPGDPVIFDTDHREPLNDRLCARGLDNRLGGYIIMEAARKAKEKGCTCGIYAAATVGEELTKHGASWCAARIAPTLAVVVDVTYTSDYEGTRAIENGEILLGGGPVFLQNSFSHKMLVERLKKAAQDLEISFQWENGCGRTCTDADAIHVTGRGIPTTVMSIPLRYMHNPAEVCSMSDVQACIDVLAEFLCGIGPEICLKPLEV; this comes from the coding sequence ATGAGCAGAGAATTTTTATACGAGCTGCTTTCAACAGCATCCGTCTCGGGATTTGAGGAGGATATACAGAGAAAAGTTATTAAGTATGCAGATGAGTTTGCGGATGATATTTATACAGATGAGATCGCCGATGTGGTGAGTGTCATAAACCCCGCGTCAAAGATAAAAGTCATGCTGTCTGCCCATATGGATGAGATTGGCCTGATGGTGTCACATATTACGGAGAAAGGAATGCTCCATGTATCCAAAGCCGGGGGTATTTATCCGGATACTTACAAAGGCCAGAAAGTCAGGATCATGCATGAGGGAAACGTGGTATACGGCGCGGTCCGCAACCACAGTTCCCTGAATAAAAAAGAGACGGAGATCACGGATCTTATCATTGATATCGGAGCGGTTTCAAAAGAGGATGCAGAGCGCGCGGCAGCGCCGGGGGATCCGGTGATATTTGACACAGATCACAGGGAGCCTTTAAATGACCGGCTCTGTGCCCGGGGGCTTGACAACCGCCTGGGCGGTTACATCATAATGGAAGCTGCCAGGAAAGCAAAGGAAAAGGGATGTACCTGCGGTATCTACGCGGCAGCAACGGTTGGGGAGGAGCTGACTAAACACGGAGCCTCCTGGTGTGCCGCCCGTATCGCCCCGACCTTGGCTGTTGTGGTGGATGTGACCTATACCAGTGACTATGAGGGTACAAGAGCCATTGAGAACGGAGAGATACTGTTAGGCGGCGGGCCTGTATTCCTGCAGAATTCCTTCAGCCATAAAATGCTGGTGGAGCGCCTGAAAAAGGCGGCGCAGGATCTGGAAATAAGCTTCCAGTGGGAGAATGGCTGCGGCAGGACCTGTACGGACGCGGATGCCATCCATGTGACAGGCCGCGGAATTCCCACCACAGTCATGTCTATTCCCCTCCGCTATATGCATAATCCCGCAGAGGTGTGCAGCATGAGTGATGTGCAGGCCTGTATTGATGTGCTGGCGGAATTTTTGTGTGGTATCGGGCCTGAGATCTGTCTCAAGCCGCTGGAAGTGTGA
- a CDS encoding ABC transporter substrate-binding protein: MKKKQAAALVTAAVMALSLTACGGTAKEESGDKESGLSGEITIWSWDVALAHLEEWSEKFQEENPDVTFNFEEMGVDQVYQKMTTCLQSGIGLPDIVSIEGEQMAKFGEKFPGKFEEFTDMINPDDFFPIKMSECTVDGKVIAYPWDSGPCGMFYRSDLFEQAGIKAEDIVTWDDFIEAGKVLKEKTGADMLCMAESRNDTTYRLLMMEGGGFYFDKDGNTQVNSQASIQAMETCKKMYDAGITFNNSSWDDMVAGMGADKFACIADAVWMVGSIKDAVPDQDGKWAVMPLPKFQADTDSQGASNGGSVLAVPSASKSSEAAKAFVKFVMEDVDANVEGFQNYGLYPSYLKALESDVFKEGDEFFGGQEIFDLFTEIGKTVPQVNYTANFAEALEMSKNSMAKVMLNNGDPTEVLNAEQEEMKAKFGK; the protein is encoded by the coding sequence ATGAAGAAGAAACAAGCAGCAGCATTGGTAACAGCAGCAGTGATGGCATTGTCCCTGACAGCCTGCGGCGGAACAGCAAAGGAGGAATCCGGTGACAAGGAAAGCGGCCTCTCCGGAGAGATCACCATCTGGAGCTGGGATGTGGCACTGGCCCATCTGGAAGAGTGGTCAGAGAAATTCCAGGAGGAGAACCCAGATGTGACCTTTAATTTTGAGGAGATGGGCGTGGATCAGGTATATCAGAAGATGACCACATGCCTCCAGTCCGGTATTGGCCTTCCGGATATTGTCTCCATTGAGGGCGAGCAGATGGCAAAATTCGGAGAGAAATTCCCCGGAAAATTTGAAGAGTTCACAGACATGATCAATCCTGACGATTTCTTCCCCATTAAAATGTCGGAGTGTACGGTTGATGGAAAAGTCATAGCATATCCTTGGGATTCTGGCCCGTGCGGAATGTTTTACAGAAGTGACCTGTTCGAGCAGGCGGGGATCAAGGCAGAGGATATTGTGACATGGGATGATTTTATCGAAGCGGGAAAAGTTTTAAAAGAAAAGACAGGGGCTGACATGCTGTGCATGGCGGAATCCAGAAATGATACCACATACAGACTCCTTATGATGGAGGGCGGCGGTTTCTATTTTGACAAGGATGGCAATACCCAGGTGAACTCCCAGGCATCCATACAGGCAATGGAGACCTGTAAGAAAATGTACGATGCAGGTATCACCTTCAATAACTCCTCATGGGATGACATGGTAGCCGGTATGGGCGCGGATAAGTTTGCATGTATCGCGGACGCTGTTTGGATGGTAGGCTCCATCAAAGACGCAGTTCCTGATCAGGACGGCAAGTGGGCGGTTATGCCTCTTCCCAAGTTCCAGGCAGACACAGACAGCCAGGGTGCGTCAAACGGAGGCTCTGTTCTGGCTGTACCTTCAGCCAGCAAAAGCTCAGAGGCTGCAAAGGCATTTGTAAAATTCGTTATGGAGGACGTGGATGCCAATGTGGAAGGGTTCCAGAATTACGGTCTGTATCCCTCTTACTTAAAAGCGCTGGAATCAGACGTGTTCAAAGAGGGTGATGAATTCTTTGGCGGACAGGAAATTTTTGACCTGTTTACAGAGATTGGAAAAACTGTTCCTCAGGTAAACTATACAGCTAACTTTGCGGAAGCCCTGGAGATGTCCAAGAACTCCATGGCAAAAGTTATGCTGAACAACGGTGATCCCACAGAGGTTCTGAATGCAGAGCAGGAGGAAATGAAAGCAAAATTCGGCAAATAA
- a CDS encoding glycoside hydrolase family 2 TIM barrel-domain containing protein has translation MEYLYRHRDWSNIEVLGRNRLPVRPFYCGYPDRGSAMRGKREESGNFRLLNGQWKFAYYGSPFYVPDECVQETYDDGGWDTMPVPGHWQLNGYDSPHYNDAIALFPILDDPGIQADDPTGVYRHVFHEEKQEDREYILRFDGVESAYHVWLNGIFIGYSQGSRNTAEFDVTEALRSGENVLAVKVYKFCDGSYLENQDMWWFAGIIRDVSLIRRPKVHMLDCRIISELLPKQQDTHTCCLEETKGRLKLEAVLENHTEDEAVITIETELFDGEQVIYQNIRKICSKKGETEYLTETELDAVRPWSAEQPALYRLVITLKREEEVVESYGEWVGFRNICLKDGLFWVNGRAIKLKGVNRHDWNEKTGRCITKEDMLADLYLMKQNNINAVRTSHYPPHPDFLDLCDRLGFYVMEEADLECNQMAYTKNMNRLSDDTLWEESYVDRAERMVRRDKNHPSILFWSLGNESGFGSSFVASGRFIKSYDPTRLVHYEEDRDASIADVYSTMYTRHKALEDLGRDVTKKKPHVVCEYAHAMGNGPGGLKEYWEIFERYPRLQGGFIWEWIDHGIKKCDSDGEGCYTYGGDYGDYPNSGAFCCDGLVQADRRLTPAILQVKKVMEPVTFSGFDRNTGEITVHNKYDFTDLSQLEGTFRIHTLQETLLEGKTDLTGTAPHESRRIGLYDPKDTEDWTETQDIWLTISVRWREKQEWSQEEHCEAAFHQECIREGKAECPKTSGTEDTEAGGLHITEKCGTIYIEGKNFTVEFDRVHGYLSGYILNGERLIRKGLGLNFWRAPVDNDKNAAEIWEKAMLKSMTNMVEKVTVREREQMVSISVSQIYAPITLDWKVIVHAEYSVMADGLVTVKYSGVPTGVQLPESFPRIGMRFELDKACEQAVWYGRGPLETYRDCKEGNPVGCWEKQVEEFYFPYVVPQETGNHEDTRWAAFLTESGNGICVASEEVFSFGALHYTQEDLTQASHTNELHRTEHIQLSVDYAQHGLGSASWGAECLEKDRLHPEPFAFTWKIFGAEREKLADKAEQYRRR, from the coding sequence ATGGAATATTTATACAGACACAGGGATTGGAGCAATATAGAAGTGCTTGGCAGGAACCGCCTTCCGGTCAGACCGTTTTACTGCGGTTATCCGGACAGGGGATCTGCCATGAGAGGAAAAAGAGAGGAGAGCGGGAATTTCCGGCTGTTAAACGGGCAGTGGAAATTTGCCTATTACGGATCACCTTTTTATGTTCCTGACGAATGTGTGCAGGAGACCTATGATGACGGAGGATGGGATACCATGCCGGTTCCGGGACACTGGCAGCTCAATGGTTATGACTCCCCTCACTATAATGATGCCATTGCGCTGTTTCCCATACTGGATGATCCGGGGATACAGGCGGATGATCCCACCGGTGTTTACCGTCATGTGTTTCATGAAGAAAAGCAGGAGGACAGAGAGTATATCCTGCGATTTGACGGGGTGGAGAGCGCGTACCATGTATGGCTCAACGGCATTTTCATAGGATACAGCCAAGGTTCCCGCAACACCGCGGAATTTGATGTGACAGAGGCATTGAGGAGCGGGGAAAATGTACTGGCAGTAAAGGTTTATAAGTTCTGTGACGGCAGCTACCTGGAAAATCAGGATATGTGGTGGTTTGCAGGCATTATCAGAGACGTGAGCCTGATCCGGAGACCAAAAGTACATATGCTGGACTGCCGTATCATATCGGAACTGCTGCCAAAACAGCAGGATACACATACCTGTTGTTTGGAGGAAACAAAGGGAAGGCTAAAGCTGGAAGCCGTTCTGGAGAATCATACAGAGGATGAGGCTGTAATTACCATAGAGACGGAATTGTTTGACGGAGAACAGGTTATTTATCAGAATATCCGCAAGATATGCAGTAAGAAAGGAGAAACAGAGTATCTGACGGAGACAGAGCTGGATGCCGTACGCCCCTGGTCAGCAGAACAGCCTGCTCTGTACCGACTGGTCATCACTTTGAAGAGGGAAGAGGAAGTGGTGGAGTCCTATGGCGAATGGGTGGGATTCAGAAATATCTGTCTGAAGGACGGCCTGTTTTGGGTCAACGGCAGAGCCATTAAGCTCAAAGGCGTAAACCGGCACGACTGGAATGAAAAGACAGGCAGATGTATAACAAAAGAGGACATGCTGGCTGATCTGTATCTGATGAAGCAGAATAATATCAATGCAGTGCGTACCTCCCATTATCCGCCGCACCCGGACTTCCTGGATCTGTGTGACCGCCTTGGGTTTTATGTGATGGAGGAGGCTGACCTGGAATGCAACCAGATGGCATACACCAAAAATATGAACCGGCTCAGTGATGATACCCTGTGGGAGGAAAGCTATGTGGACCGTGCCGAGCGCATGGTGAGAAGAGACAAGAACCATCCCAGTATCCTGTTCTGGTCACTGGGAAATGAATCGGGATTCGGGAGCAGCTTTGTAGCCAGCGGAAGATTTATAAAATCCTATGACCCAACCAGACTGGTCCATTATGAGGAAGACAGGGACGCCTCCATTGCGGATGTTTACAGTACCATGTACACAAGACATAAAGCGCTGGAAGACCTGGGAAGGGACGTCACCAAGAAGAAGCCTCATGTAGTTTGTGAATACGCCCATGCTATGGGAAACGGCCCTGGAGGATTGAAGGAATACTGGGAAATCTTTGAACGGTATCCCAGACTTCAGGGGGGCTTTATCTGGGAATGGATCGATCACGGAATCAAAAAATGCGACAGTGACGGTGAAGGCTGTTATACATACGGCGGTGACTACGGAGATTACCCAAACAGCGGCGCGTTTTGTTGCGACGGTCTGGTACAAGCTGACAGAAGACTCACACCCGCTATCCTTCAGGTGAAAAAGGTGATGGAACCGGTGACATTTTCCGGGTTTGATAGAAACACAGGGGAAATCACAGTTCACAACAAATATGATTTTACAGATTTGTCCCAATTGGAAGGTACATTCAGGATCCATACCCTGCAGGAAACTTTACTGGAAGGAAAAACAGACCTGACCGGGACCGCGCCCCATGAGAGCAGACGCATCGGGTTGTATGATCCCAAAGACACAGAGGACTGGACAGAGACACAGGATATCTGGCTTACGATATCCGTGAGGTGGAGAGAAAAACAGGAGTGGTCACAGGAAGAGCACTGCGAAGCAGCGTTCCATCAGGAATGTATAAGAGAAGGGAAAGCAGAATGTCCGAAGACCTCCGGCACCGAAGACACAGAGGCAGGCGGCCTTCATATAACTGAAAAATGCGGAACTATATATATAGAAGGTAAAAACTTTACCGTCGAATTTGACAGAGTACACGGATATCTCAGCGGCTATATCCTAAACGGGGAGCGCCTGATTAGAAAAGGCCTGGGCCTGAACTTCTGGAGAGCACCTGTTGACAATGATAAGAACGCAGCAGAGATCTGGGAGAAGGCCATGCTGAAATCCATGACTAACATGGTGGAAAAGGTGACGGTGAGAGAGCGGGAACAGATGGTATCAATCTCTGTTTCGCAGATATACGCCCCTATTACTCTGGATTGGAAAGTGATCGTACATGCGGAATACAGCGTAATGGCTGACGGTCTGGTAACTGTAAAATACAGCGGCGTACCCACAGGCGTACAGCTTCCTGAGAGTTTCCCGCGGATCGGCATGCGTTTTGAGCTTGACAAAGCCTGTGAACAAGCAGTCTGGTACGGCAGAGGTCCGCTTGAGACGTATCGGGATTGTAAAGAGGGAAATCCTGTGGGGTGCTGGGAAAAACAAGTAGAGGAGTTTTACTTCCCCTATGTGGTGCCGCAGGAGACAGGAAATCATGAGGATACCCGCTGGGCGGCATTTCTGACGGAGTCGGGAAATGGAATCTGTGTAGCATCAGAAGAAGTATTCTCTTTTGGAGCACTGCATTATACCCAGGAAGATCTGACACAGGCTTCCCACACAAATGAGCTGCACAGGACAGAACATATCCAGTTGTCCGTAGACTATGCGCAGCATGGATTGGGAAGCGCCAGTTGGGGCGCCGAGTGTCTAGAAAAAGACAGACTGCATCCAGAACCCTTTGCTTTTACCTGGAAGATTTTCGGGGCAGAGAGGGAAAAGCTTGCAGACAAGGCGGAGCAATACAGGAGAAGGTAA
- a CDS encoding LacI family DNA-binding transcriptional regulator, which produces MATIKDIADQTGFSTATVSRVLNYDDTLNVQEETRKKIFDTARELQYQLKERKSRKRRPAVGVYYSYSREEELRDIYYLTVRLAVERKLEAENIERRQIQSLDELKDLSSLDGLLCLGTFSRSMVKQIDIFGKPTVFLDAMPKGERFDCVVNDLAGSVEAVMDYLTGLGHRKIAFIGGSETDRDGEEVYDSRIAAYKEYMDQIGEFRESLVRLGRFTPEDGYVLCRELLEEKERPTAVFASNDALAVGCYRAISEQGLQIPGDISVVGYNDISVANYLVPSLTTVRLHMELLGEEAVRILEEHIASGREIGLKIIVPARLIVRDSAGRVK; this is translated from the coding sequence ATGGCTACAATAAAAGACATCGCGGATCAAACCGGATTCTCCACAGCAACCGTATCCAGGGTTTTAAATTATGATGATACGCTGAACGTGCAGGAAGAGACCAGAAAGAAGATATTTGACACTGCCAGGGAGCTGCAGTATCAGCTGAAAGAGAGAAAAAGCAGAAAGCGCCGCCCGGCAGTGGGGGTCTATTACTCCTATTCCAGGGAAGAGGAGCTGCGGGATATCTATTATCTTACGGTCCGGCTTGCGGTAGAGCGGAAGCTGGAAGCAGAGAATATAGAGCGCCGTCAGATACAGAGTCTGGATGAGCTGAAGGATCTGAGCAGTCTTGACGGTCTTTTGTGCCTTGGGACATTCAGCAGAAGTATGGTGAAGCAGATAGATATATTTGGAAAGCCCACGGTATTTCTGGATGCCATGCCCAAAGGGGAGAGATTTGACTGTGTAGTCAATGATCTGGCCGGCTCTGTGGAAGCGGTCATGGACTATCTGACAGGGCTTGGACACAGGAAAATAGCCTTTATCGGCGGCTCTGAAACGGACAGGGACGGAGAGGAAGTGTATGACAGCAGAATTGCGGCTTATAAAGAATATATGGATCAGATAGGGGAATTCAGGGAATCCCTTGTGAGACTTGGAAGATTTACGCCGGAGGACGGCTATGTGCTGTGTCGGGAGCTTCTGGAGGAAAAGGAGAGGCCAACGGCTGTCTTTGCCAGCAATGATGCTCTGGCAGTGGGGTGCTACCGGGCGATCAGCGAGCAGGGACTGCAGATTCCGGGGGATATCAGTGTGGTGGGATATAATGACATATCTGTGGCCAACTATCTTGTGCCTTCCCTTACCACAGTACGGCTTCATATGGAACTTTTAGGCGAGGAGGCAGTCCGTATCCTGGAAGAGCACATAGCTTCCGGCCGGGAAATCGGTCTTAAGATCATCGTTCCAGCCAGACTCATTGTGCGCGACAGCGCAGGCAGAGTAAAATAA
- a CDS encoding MATE family efflux transporter has protein sequence MYGKKAIKREIYQIIIPMILENILQISANLVITAMVGRLLANDISAQGICIRITDTLWCFYKGVAIGATVLIARAYGGGRHQECRKIAEQTMLTELIIVLVFQVVLYFQAPLFLGFFSKDAQILSLAQGYMKTIVFGFPFVVIMTVVTASFQGYGNTKVPMYIAVLMNVVNIVCGYCFIFGAFGIPGMGIKGAAAALVTAQAVGACTGLYLLYKKKGGLFRKMPAAHRFFSLDRKCVYEIYTTGIPAALESMFWQFSAIILSKVILFYGNQAFAAYQLGIQAEEITEMPAIGFSTASTTLAARAIGRQDEELRKIYFKELLKVGVVISSVTSLLLILLPRFFMTLMTDKPELQAIGVVYVFVMGFIQIPQNLSRIYNGTIRAMGYKNAPMLVAGFGIWIVRIPLCILAAYGLGLPITAIWIIIAVDQISRFLLSAGLYYRISKKRERTLETA, from the coding sequence GTGTACGGGAAAAAGGCTATAAAACGGGAAATTTATCAAATCATTATTCCCATGATACTGGAAAACATACTTCAGATCTCAGCTAACCTGGTGATCACGGCTATGGTGGGGCGTCTGCTTGCAAATGATATTTCCGCACAGGGAATCTGTATCCGGATTACTGATACCTTATGGTGTTTTTACAAAGGTGTGGCAATAGGAGCCACGGTATTGATTGCCCGGGCATATGGCGGGGGCAGACATCAGGAGTGCAGGAAGATCGCGGAGCAGACCATGTTGACAGAACTGATCATTGTACTTGTCTTCCAGGTGGTGCTGTATTTTCAGGCACCGCTTTTTCTGGGATTTTTCTCTAAGGATGCCCAGATCCTTTCCCTGGCCCAAGGGTATATGAAGACGATCGTGTTCGGATTTCCCTTTGTAGTGATCATGACAGTGGTCACTGCGTCTTTTCAGGGATACGGCAATACCAAGGTGCCCATGTATATTGCAGTGCTCATGAATGTGGTCAACATTGTGTGCGGTTACTGCTTTATCTTCGGCGCATTCGGTATTCCGGGAATGGGGATCAAGGGAGCGGCAGCGGCTCTTGTGACGGCCCAGGCAGTGGGCGCGTGCACCGGACTTTATCTGCTGTACAAAAAGAAAGGCGGGCTTTTCCGGAAAATGCCTGCGGCGCACAGGTTTTTCAGTTTGGACAGAAAATGCGTTTACGAGATATACACAACAGGGATTCCCGCCGCGCTGGAGAGTATGTTCTGGCAGTTCTCTGCCATAATTTTGAGCAAGGTCATTCTGTTTTACGGAAATCAGGCCTTTGCCGCATACCAGTTAGGCATCCAGGCTGAGGAGATCACAGAGATGCCGGCTATCGGATTCAGCACAGCGTCCACCACGCTGGCGGCAAGAGCCATCGGCAGGCAGGATGAAGAGCTGAGGAAGATATATTTTAAGGAGCTGCTGAAGGTGGGAGTTGTTATCAGCTCTGTCACTTCCCTGCTTCTGATCCTTCTGCCAAGATTCTTTATGACGCTGATGACAGATAAGCCTGAACTGCAGGCCATTGGTGTTGTGTATGTGTTTGTTATGGGATTTATCCAGATTCCCCAGAACCTGTCCAGGATATACAATGGAACCATCAGGGCTATGGGATATAAGAACGCGCCCATGCTGGTGGCGGGATTCGGTATCTGGATCGTCAGGATTCCCCTGTGTATACTGGCCGCATACGGGCTGGGACTTCCCATCACGGCTATTTGGATCATCATTGCAGTGGATCAGATATCCAGGTTCCTGCTCAGCGCAGGCCTGTATTACCGGATCAGCAAAAAGCGGGAGCGTACGCTGGAGACAGCGTAG
- a CDS encoding DMT family transporter → MKKYTAIMGLIVVTVIWGGGFVASDMALDSLQPFQIMAIRFLLASVLMGGISIRSLKGIKREELTAGALMGAALFVGFSLQIIGLQYTTPSKNAFLTATNVVIVPFIAFLICRKKIGLRGIAGAVLAIAGVGLLSLDRDLSLGLGDGLTLICAVGFAFQIFLTSVFVKKYRASVLNFIQMCTAGILSLAFMAASGQVHFQITAKGWGSVLYLGIISTTICYLLQTACQKYVDETKAAIILSMESVFGTLFSVMILHERITLRMVVGCIIILTAVILANSAAEEAGAPGAEAQDMRE, encoded by the coding sequence ATGAAAAAATACACGGCAATCATGGGGCTGATCGTGGTAACGGTGATCTGGGGAGGAGGATTTGTAGCCAGTGATATGGCTCTTGACAGCCTTCAGCCTTTTCAGATCATGGCCATTCGTTTCCTTCTAGCCTCTGTGCTTATGGGCGGGATCAGTATCCGCAGTCTGAAAGGGATAAAAAGAGAGGAACTGACAGCGGGAGCGCTTATGGGGGCAGCCCTTTTTGTTGGATTTTCTCTTCAGATCATAGGTCTTCAGTACACCACACCGTCTAAGAACGCGTTTCTCACGGCAACCAATGTGGTGATCGTGCCTTTTATCGCATTCCTGATCTGCAGGAAAAAGATAGGACTGAGGGGGATCGCGGGAGCGGTGCTGGCCATTGCGGGAGTCGGTCTTTTGTCACTAGACAGGGATCTGTCTCTGGGGTTGGGAGACGGGCTGACGCTCATATGCGCAGTGGGATTTGCATTTCAGATTTTCCTGACCAGTGTATTCGTGAAGAAATACAGGGCATCTGTTCTGAATTTTATCCAAATGTGCACAGCAGGTATTTTGTCTCTGGCATTCATGGCAGCCTCCGGACAGGTGCATTTTCAGATCACCGCAAAGGGGTGGGGAAGTGTACTCTATCTTGGTATCATAAGCACAACCATATGCTATCTTCTCCAGACCGCGTGCCAAAAATATGTGGATGAGACTAAGGCGGCTATTATCCTGTCCATGGAGTCGGTCTTCGGGACGCTGTTTTCTGTGATGATCCTCCATGAGAGGATCACCCTGCGCATGGTAGTGGGCTGTATTATAATTCTGACGGCTGTTATTCTGGCTAATTCCGCGGCGGAGGAGGCAGGCGCGCCGGGGGCAGAGGCACAGGATATGCGAGAATAA
- a CDS encoding carbohydrate ABC transporter permease, with product MKSTGKKISGRKVFTYVFLTIAALISLFPFYFMFVSATNTNAEILSAAPKLFFGSHLAENFANLNKKMDLIRILTNSTIMTVSYTALAIVLHSMAGYALAKFEFKGKGLLFGLIMITMMIPAQVMYVPLFTLMNNIGWANTYQAVVLPGLAGAFGIFLMRQNMLAFPTSLIEAARIDGCGEIGIFLKVVLPSQKPAVGALGIYMFMSMWNNFMWPLIILSTKSMYNFPVALAMLDGVAWRKDYGVIMLATVCAVLPIMIIFLVFQKQFVAGVMGGAVKE from the coding sequence GTGAAATCAACAGGAAAGAAAATAAGCGGACGCAAGGTTTTCACCTATGTGTTTCTGACAATAGCAGCACTGATCTCCCTGTTTCCTTTTTACTTCATGTTCGTGTCCGCCACGAACACCAATGCGGAAATTCTCAGTGCGGCTCCGAAATTGTTTTTCGGTTCTCATCTGGCAGAGAACTTTGCCAATCTGAACAAGAAAATGGACCTTATCAGAATTCTGACGAATTCCACCATTATGACGGTCAGTTATACGGCTCTTGCCATTGTGCTGCATTCCATGGCGGGATATGCGCTGGCAAAGTTTGAATTTAAGGGAAAAGGCCTGCTGTTCGGCCTGATCATGATAACCATGATGATTCCTGCCCAGGTAATGTATGTGCCGCTGTTCACTCTGATGAACAATATCGGCTGGGCCAATACCTATCAGGCAGTGGTGCTTCCCGGTCTTGCCGGGGCCTTCGGCATCTTCCTCATGCGTCAGAACATGCTGGCATTCCCCACCTCTTTGATAGAGGCAGCCAGGATAGACGGCTGCGGGGAAATCGGCATTTTCCTGAAGGTTGTGCTCCCTTCCCAGAAACCTGCGGTGGGCGCTCTGGGAATCTATATGTTTATGAGTATGTGGAATAACTTTATGTGGCCTTTGATCATTCTCAGCACAAAATCAATGTACAATTTCCCGGTAGCCTTGGCTATGCTGGACGGTGTTGCGTGGAGAAAAGACTACGGTGTGATCATGCTGGCAACCGTCTGCGCGGTTCTGCCTATTATGATAATCTTTCTGGTATTCCAGAAACAGTTCGTGGCAGGTGTCATGGGCGGTGCGGTAAAAGAGTAG